A single region of the Sciurus carolinensis chromosome 16, mSciCar1.2, whole genome shotgun sequence genome encodes:
- the Adgrg1 gene encoding adhesion G-protein coupled receptor G1, with protein MTMATWVPLQTALILLSVLFLARGARGGGPREDFRFCGQRNQTQGSSLRYVQGQALRISVTNSEDALAIHAPFPAVPEASRAFPEPRGLYHFCLYWTRHTGKFHLRYGKNDFLLSDRASDLLCFQQQRESQAQGPLLLATSVSSWWSPQNTSLPAANGFTFSFYKPTEKASPNASRDMCDLKRDLGLLSQLLRRPLKSSRRPSPTLASQQLQSLESKLASVRFPGDTVSFEEDRVNATVWKLQPSASLQDLRIHSRQEEEQSPVREYSVLLPRALLQQSKGRRGEAEKRLLLVDFSSQALFQDENCSQVLGEKVLGIVMQDTKVTGLPEPVVLTFQHQPQPKNVTLRCVFWVEDPTMSSPGGWSNAGCETISRETQTSCLCNHLTYFAVLMVSALEVGAAHKHYLTLLSYVGCVVSALACILTIAAYLCSRKKPRDYTVKVHMNLLLAVLLLDVSFLLSEPVALTGSEAGCRASAVFLHFSLLACLSWMGLEGYNLYRLVVEVFGTYVPGYLLKLSVVGWGFPIFLVTLVALVDVNNYGPIILAVHRTPASVIYPSMCWIRDSLVSYVTNLGLFSLVFLFNMAMLGTMVVQILRLRPHNQKWPHVLTLLGLSLVLGLPWALVFFSFASGTFQLVILYLFSILTSFQGLLIFLWYWAMRLQARGGPSPLKSSSDSARLPISSGSTSSSRI; from the exons ATGACGATGGCTACCTGGGTGCCGCTGCAGACGGCGCTGATCCTACTGAGTGTGCTCTTCCTGGCTCGAG GTGCCCGTGGTGGCGGTCCCCGGGAGGACTTCCGCTTCTGCGGCCAGCGGAACCAGACCCAGGGGAGCAGCCTCCGCTATGTGCAGGGGCAGGCGCTGCGCATCTCCGTCACCAACTCTGAGGACGCCCTCGCCATCCATGCCCCCTTCCCTGCGGTCCCCGAGGCTTCCCGGGCCTTCCCGGAGCCCAGGGGCCTCTACCACTTCTGCCTCTACTGGACCCGCCACACCGGGAAGTTCCACCTGCGCTATGGCAAGAACGACTTCTTGCTGAGCGACCGAGCCTCTGACCTCCTCTGCTTCCAGCAGCAGAGAGAGAGCCAGGCCCAGGGGCCCCTGCTGCTCGCCACCTCCGTCAGCTCCTGGTGGAGCCCCCAGAACACCAGCCTGCCGGCTGCCAATGGCTTCACCTTCTCCTTCTACA AGCCCACCGAGAAGGCCTCGCCCAACGCCTCCCGGGACATGTGTGACCTGAAGAGGGACCTGGGGCTGCTCAGCCAGCTGCTGAGGCGTCCCCTGAAGTCCTCCAGGAGGCCCTCGCCCACCCTCGCCAGCCA gCAGCTGCAGAGCCTGGAGTCCAAGCTGGCCTCCGTGCGGTTCCCCGGGGACACCGTGTCCTTCGAGGAGGACCGCGTCAACGCCACGGTGTGGAAGCTGCAGCCCAGCGCCAGCCTCCAGGACCTGCGCATCCACTCCCGGCAGGAG GAGGAGCAGAGCCCGGTCCGGGAGTACTCGGTGCTGCTGCCGCGCGCCCTCCTCCAGCAGAGCAAAGGCCGCAGGGGGGAGGCCGAGAAGAGACTCCTGCTGGTGGACTTCAGCAGCCAGGCCCTGTTCCAG GACGAGAACTGCAGCCAGGTCTTGGGTGAGAAGGTGCTGGGCATCGTGATGCAGGACACCAAAGTCACCGGCCTCCCGGAGCCGGTGGTGCTCACCTTCCAGCACCAGCCGCAGCCG AAGAACGTGACCCTCCGATGTGTATTCTGGGTTGAAGACCCCACGA TGAGTAGCCCCGGGGGCTGGAGCAACGCTGGGTGCGAGACCATCAGCAGGGAGACCCAGACGTCCTGCCTCTGCAACCACCTCACCTACTTCGCGGTGCTGATG GTCTCCGCGCTGGAGGTGGGCGCCGCGCACAAGCACTACCTGACGCTCCTGTCCTACGTGGGCTGCGTGGTCTCCGCCCTGGCCTGCATTCTCACCATCGCCGCCTACCTCTGCTCCAG GAAGAAGCCCCGGGACTACACGGTCAAGGTGCACATGAACCTGCTGCTGGCCGTCCTCCTGCTGGACGTGAGCTTCTTGCTCAGCGAGCCGGTGGCGCTGACGGGCTCCGAGGCGGGCTGCCGGGCCAGCGCCGTCTTCCTGCACTTCTCGCTCCTCGCCTGCCTCTCCTGGATGGGCCTCGAGGGCTACAACCTCTACCGGCTCGTGGTCGAGGTCTTCGGCACCTACGTCCCTGGCTACCTGCTCAAGCTGAGCGTCGTGGGCTGGG GCTTCCCCATCTTCCTGGTGACGTTGGTGGCACTGGTGGATGTGAACAACTACGGCCCCATCATCCTGGCTGTGCACAGGACCCCAGCGAGTGTCATCTACCCTTCCAT GTGCTGGATCCGGGACTCCCTGGTCAGCTACGTCACCAACCTCGGCCTCTTCAGCCTGGTGTTCCTGTTCAACATGGCCATGCTGGGAACCATGGTGGTGCAGATCCTGCGACTGCGCCCACATAATCAAAAGTGGCCCCACGTACTGACACTGCTGGGCCTCAGTCTGGTCCTTGGCCTGCCCTGGGCCTTGGTCTTCTTCTCCTTTGCTTCTGGCACCTTCCAGCTTGTCATTCTCTACCTCTTCAGCATCCTCACCTCCTTTCAAG gcctcctcatcttcctctggTACTGGGCCATGCGGCTGCAGGCGCGGGGCGGCCCCTCCCCGCTGAAGAGCAGCTCGGACAGCGCCAGGCTCCCCATCAGCTCCGGCAGCACCTCGTCCAGCCGCATCTAG